GGTGGTTAGTCCatctttgtcagcacaacaagtgtacttttgtatacGGTGGTGGTATGTAAGCAGGGAGgagcgggaggagtagtcctgttgtagcagtgtgttgtacactgaaagactccatcgggccaatgcggtacgtacaaccggcagccatgggattgcacggtaatttgtgatggctgtccagcggcacggagatcacggatatacgaatggctccccttcCAGCCTTTTCAccaagtcgttcgcgtacttttgcttttaaatttttaaagacagtaaaatggctcttTCTCCAtctaatttttactggaaaagtacgcgaacagacctatagATTCTTGTCTTGGCAACAGCAGGCTTATACCGAGGGCAATAGCACTGTAAAAGCCCTTTATAATCTATACTTTTGAGGAAAGTTAGTTGTACTTGGGTTGTATATTTGTCCAAgaatattccactaaagaacagcgGTATTCTttcctcatatcaatgagttttgCCTGAtataaatttaagctcaataataagggacgtTCTTTTTATTGCCACAGATctacaccacttagtagagattACCTAAGGTTAATGCCCCACAGGTGTCGCCAATACTAAGAGAGGATTACCATCggcgaattatttttttttttcagatattCTCGGCGGGATTTGAGTCCAGACGTTCAGTGCcaaaggcgaacatgctaataTCTTCAGTATACTTGAGTTAGACAAGTATTAATGGTTAGCCCACATACATACAATGATGTAAGTTCATTGTAAGCAAAGACCTATTTTAATACGCATTGGGTATCAGCTGAGAAAGTAATGAGAAGTCTTGCAGGTGAGAAGTAAATGATGGATTCTGCCTGAGAGCATAACAAATTGAAGGCTACCGCTTGAAAACTGAAATTAGGGTTTAACTTTGTGCAACTTTACACATAGTATTAGCAATTGGTATGTGAATGCctcacataaataaaaaaatgtaaaccaaGAAAAAATCGTCTTTAAACTCATAAAAGTAAAAAGGTCGACAATGGTGAATGTAGAGATTGTaatttatatcaggttaggcaAAAGTtttttacaatgatttctctcatgacatcCAAATGACTTTATTAAgtatggttttatttggtctgtgcatagATTCACTGgaaatttatccagaacttcgaTGTCCTGGATAGAtatcattttcatacaaatttcattgctcTGATTAAACATTCGAGttcttaaatttgaaaaattcccGTTCCACAAAGAGTTACATAACTCACAATAATGAGATTTCGAAATATTTTACTCGTTcgcgtatgcggtaattcggccccagcactaaaataaaacatcaaACATTAGATCTCTTCCTGTACACACTCTACTCTCACATGAAGACATTCACAATAATATGCTGCAATTAGTGTGTACGAAACGTAGAACAAACAATAAAACCACATTACGATACGTTTCAACTAGATAAAGAAGGGAGTTGGCAACgatatacaaaaacaaaaatataattgaAATTGGATTGGATTTTAACCAGCATTGTTTTTTGGCAACTGAAATTCAACAGAGTATATGTGCTTGCTTGCTGAAATTCGACAGCATATATTTGAGAAAACTACTGGAGCCTGTGGACATAAATTGTTAATAAAGCTAACACGCTATTAGGAATTTCACAGGTTTGTAGTTCTAAGCCGAAAAATGTTTGGCCAATCTACCCTAGGCGGCACAACCTCGGCATTTGGAAGCCAACCTGCATCCACCAATCGCATGAATGATTTTGAAGTGGTTTCGCCTCCAGAAGACTCTGTTTCTGCTCTGGAATTTAGTCCGCCTTCGATGCAACAGAATTTTCTCATTGCCGGCAGTTGGGATTGCAGTGTGCGTTGTTGGGAAGTAGAACAAACCGGTAAGACTGTTCCCAAATCCATGAAAACAATGGGTGGCCCTGTCTTAGATGTCAGTTGGGCAGATGATGGCAGCAAAGTTTTTATTGCCAGCGAGAAGCAAGTAAAAGTGTGGGATTTGGCTGCGGATCAACAGATGCAAGTAGCGGCTCACGATGCACCCGTCAAAGTTTGCCATTGGGTAAAGGGCACCAATTATACTTGCCTAATGACAGGCTCTTGGGATAAGACGTTAAAATTCTGGGATACACGTTCACCTACCCCAATGATGGCAATTAATTTGCCTGAGCGTTGCTACTGTGCTGATGTGGATTTCCCAATGGCTGTCGTGGGTACAGCCGGCCGTGGTCTCATAGTTTATTCATTGGAGAATAGTCCTACCGAATTTAAACGTCAAGAAAGCCCGCTAAAATATCAACACAGAACTATAGCAATATTTcgagataaaaacaaaaaacccacGGGTATGTATGCCAATAAGACTTGtggtaatttattttataaatcgaTATTTTAGGCTACGCGTTGGGCAGCATAGAAGGACGTGTTGCTATACAATATGTCAGTCCAGTCAATCCAAAGGATAACTTTACTTTCAAGTGTCATCGTTCTTCCGGTACGGCGGGCTATCAGGATATCTATGCTGTAAATGATATATCCTTCCATCCGGTTCACGGCACATTGGTCACTGTAGGCTCTGATGGCACTTTCAGCTTTTGGGATAAAGATGCCCGCACCAAATTGAAGTCTTCCGAAACAATGGATCAGTCTATAacaaaatgcgcatttaatgCAACGGGCCATATATTTGCATATGCTGTGGGCTACGATTGGTCTAAAGGGCACGAGTATTTTAATCCGGCGAAAAAGCCTCAAATGTTTTTGCGTTCTTGCTATGACGAGCTTAAGCCTCGTACAACGTAATTTTGTCCTTCTAAACTGTTGGAATTTATACGTATCAAATTGGCCATTTACTTTTTCTTTAATTCCTCTCCCTTTATCTTCCCATAGTTTTGACATATAAGGCTTAcaattaagtaaaattttaaatatcaaataaaacatcctcTCCTAGATGGTTTCCATTTTGCAtacatttccaagaaattttagCGTCTTAATTAAATGTACATTATTTTTTACTAAATCACTAATGTCCACCATGTTCGCCGTGTCCATGACCATGATGATCATCACCGCCCAAAGCAGCTTCACAAGCAACAGTAATTGCTGTCAGTCCCAAACCCCAAACAAAACCACGCAGCATGAAAGCCCTCAAACGTGTGGCATGAGTGCCGAATTGTTTAGCATCGTAGCGCCAGACTTCATTGCTGTAATAGAGAAaaaaaggtattaagaaaataaaGCATGGCAATAGACATATTTGTAAATTACCGCAACCAGGGATCTCTAAGGCCCTGCCGGGCTAAAGCTTCTCTGACTTCCACTAATTTTGGGACGTTTTCAACTTTGTACATTGATGCATCTGGAACTTTGTAGGGTTCACCGTGTCCATGACCGcccattttactaaaaaaaggaGAAACAACATTCAGTTGGTAATTTGATAATTGTTTACTCCATGTTCCTTGACGTTTTTTGGGTTATGTAAGATTCTTGGTACTTCATTAGTATTTTATAAGGATTCAAAAGCGAAACATGAAGTATTACTATCAACAATTGCCTTTGGGCTAGATCCTTTCGCTGATTTGCTTGCTGCACAATTGAATTTTCCACTTTTCTTATAAAATGCGTTAGAATTTACCTAAATTTTCTTCAACTTCTGAAGATAGAAATGTATGCTAAGCAGTCCCAAGCTGACAGCCGTCAAAATGCAAACAGCTGATCATAATAAAAGCAGAGTTGTAAGCAAAATGCAGACTTTTTAATATGCGTTTTAAAGTGTCGTTTGTTGACTTTTGGGTTGTTTTATTAACAAATCTAGCAGATCTGCCAGTTTCTGGTTGAACAAAACGCTCTTTCCGTTAAATGCATTGTACTCTAACGTTGGCGGTACTGACACTTGATTAAAACGTTGTAAgaagaaaactttaaatcacTGCAAGAAagatggtctcatttgtacaaccgCCATATCGTCACTAGGGatgtcattttaaaaattacatTGTTCTCATATACGCCCCAGGATTAACTCaacaaggttaagccaagcgttcggccgacatacaattttttgaataattaaaaatttcataattgctcaaaaaatgcaaaaaaatcaaaagtgaaattttttagaaatgctgtttagttaacgattcctctaccaatttcgaattgccgaatgcttttggattttcgaaattcgaaaaatgaagcgttttcgaccttgaaaattacgttgactcagataaattttattttggtaacCAATTATGCCATTTTGAGCCtgttttccaagaaaaaacgcacgaattgcggcagtcgcaatttttggacataaacttcactactgtatactcaactcaaaaaattttttcgcatcaaaaattgaaaatttcataaggttgaaaaatgcaacctttgctcgaaaaatgcaaaaaaattcaaaagtgaaattttttagaaatgctgtttagttaacgattcctctaccaattccgaattgccgaatgcttttggatttttgaaattcgaaaaaatgaaggagttacagcgttttcgaccttgaaaattacgtcgactcagataaattttattttggattttttggataacaattatgcgattttgagcttgtttttaaagaaaaaaacgcaggaattgcagcagtcgcaatttttgggcataaacttcattactgtatactcaactcaaaaatttttttcgcatcaaaaattgaaaatttcataaggttaccccctctGCTagataaatgcaaaaaaatcaaaagtgaaattttttagaaatgctgtttagttaacgattcctctaccaatttcgaattgccgaatgcttttggattttcgaaattcgaaaaaatgaaggtgttacagcgttttcgaccttgaaaattatgttaactgagataaattttattttggattttttggataacaattatgcgattttgagcttgtttttaaagaaaaaaagcgcaggaattgcggcagtcgcaatttttgggcataaacttcattactgtatactcaactcaaaaatttttttcgcatcaaaaattgaaaatttcataaggttaccccctttgctcgaaaaatgcaaaaaaatcaaaagtgaaattttttagaaatgctgtttagttaagtgaaatttttttgaaatgctgtttagttaacgattcctctaccaatttcgaattgccgaatgcttttggattttcgaaattcgaaaaaataaaggagttacagcgATTTCGACCTTGGaaattatgttaactcagataaattttattttggattttttggataacaattgtgcgattttgagcttgtttttaaagaaaaaaacgcaggaattgcggcagtcgcaatttttgggcataaacttcattactgtatactcaactcaaaaatttttttcgcatcaaaaattgaaaatttcataaggttaccccctttgctcgaaaaatgcaaaaaaatcaaaagtgaaattttttagaaatgctgtttagttaacgattcctctaccaatttcgaattgccgaatgcttttggattttcgaaattcgaaaaaatgaaggagttacagcgttttcgaccttgaaaattatgttaactcagataaattttattttggattttttggataacaattatgcgaggagttacagcgttttcgaccttgaaaattatgttaactcagataaattttattttggattttttggataacaattgtgcgattttgagcttgtttttaaagaaacaaacgcaggaattgcggcagtcgcaatttttgggcataaacttcattactgtatactcaactcaaaaatttttttcgcatcaaaaattgaaaatttcataaggttaccccctttgctcgaaaaatgcaaaaaaatcaaaagtgaaattttttagaaatgctgtttagttaacgattcctctaccaatttcgaattgccgaatgcttttggattttcgaaattcgaaaaaaatgaaggagttacagcgttttcgaccttgaaaattatgttaactcagataaattttattttggattttttggataacaattatgcgattttgagcttgtttttaaagaaaaaaacgcaggaattgcggcagtcgcaatttttgggcataaacttcattactgtatactcaactcaaaaatttttttcccatcaaaaattgaaaatttcataaggttaccccctttgctcgaaaaatgcaaaaaaatcaaaagtgaaattttttagaaatgctgtttatttaacgattcctctaccaatttcgaattgccgaatgcttttggattttcgaaattcgaaaaaattaaggagttacagcgttttcgaccttgaaaattatgttaactcagataaattttattttggattttttggataacaattatgcgattttgagcttgtttttaaagaaaaaaacgcaggaattgcggcagtcgcaattattgggcataaacttcattactgtatactcaactcaaaaatttttttcgcatcaaaaattgaaaattacataaggttaccccctttgctcgaaaaatgcaaaaaaatcaaaagtgaaattttttagaaatgctgtttagttaacgattcctctaccaatttcgaattgccgaatggttttggattttcgaaattcgaaaaaatgaaggagttacagcgttttcgaccttgaaaattacgtcgactcagataaattttattttggattttttggataacaattgtgcgattttgagcttgtttttaaagaaaaaaacacaggaattgcggcagtcgcaatttttgggcataaacttcattactgtatactcaactgaaaaattttttcccatcaaaaattgaaaatttcataaggttaccccctttgctcgaaaaatgcaaaaaaattaaaagtgaaattttttagaaatgctgtttagttaacgattcctctaccaatttcgaattgccgaatgcttttggattttcgaaattcgaaaaaatgaaggagttacagcgttttcgaccttgaaaattacgttgactcagataaattttattttggattttttggataacaattgtgcgattttgagcttgtttttaaagaaacaaaCGCAGGAAGtgcggcagtcgcaatttttgggcataaacttcattactgtatactcaactgaaaaatttttttcgcatctaaaaattgaaaatttcataaggttaccccctttgctcgaaaaatgcaaaaaaatcaaaagtgaaattttttagaaatgctgtttagttaacgattcctctaccaatttcgaattgccgaatgcttttggattttcgaaattcgaaaaaataaaggagttacagcgttttcgaccttgaaaattatgttaactcagataaattttattttggattttttggataacaattatgcgattttgagcttgtttttaaagaaaaaaacgcaggagttgcggcagtcgcaatttttgggcataaacttcattactgtatactcaactcaaaaatttttttcccatcaaaaattgaaaatttcataaggttaccccctttgctcgaaaaatgcaaaaaaaaaaaaagtgaaattttttagaaatgctgtttagttaacgattcctctaccaatttcgaattgccgaatgcttttggattttcgaaattcgaaaaaatgaaggagttacagcgttttcgaccttgaaaattatgttaactcagataaattttattttggattttttggataacaattatgcgaggagttacagcgttttcgaccttgaaaattatgttaactcagataaattttattttggattttttggataacaattatgcgaggagttacagcgttttcgaccttgaaaattatgttaactcagataaattttattttggattttttggataacaattgtgcgattttgagcttgtttttaaagaaacaaacgcaggaattgcggcagaaaaatttttttcgcatcaaaaattgaaaatttcataaggttaccccctttgctcgaaaaacgcaaaaaaatcaaaagtgaaattttttagaaatgctgtttagttaacgattcctctaccaatttcgaattgccgaatgcttttggattttcgaaattcgaaaaaatgaaggagttacagcgttttcgaccttgaaaattatgttaactcagataaattttattttggattttttggataacaattatgcgattttgagcttgtttttaaagaaaaaaaacgcaggaattgcggcagtcgcaatttttgggcataaacttcattactgtatactcaactcaaaaatttttttcgcatcaaaaattgaaaatttcataaggttaccccctttgctcgaaaaatgcaaaaaaatcaaaagtgaaattttttagaaatgctgtttagttaacgattcctctaccaatttcgaattgccgaatgcttttggattttcgaaattcgaaaaaatgaaggagttacagcgttttcgaccttgaaaattatgttaactcagataaattttatttaggattttttggataacaattatgcgattttgagcatgtttttaaagaaacgaacgcaggaattgcggcagtcgcaatttttgggcataaacttcattactgtatacttaactcaaaaatttttttcgcatcaaaaattgaaaatttcataaggttaccccctttgctcgaaaaatgcaaaaaaatcaaaagtgaaatttttttacaaatgttgtttagttaacgattcctctaccaatttcgaattgccgaatgcttttggattttcgaaattcgaaaaaatgaaggagttacagcgttttcgaccttgaaaattacgttgactcagataaattttattttggatttttttggataacaattgtgcgattttgagcttgtttttaaagaaaaaaacgcaggaattgcggcagtcgcaatttttgggcataaacttcattactgtatacttaactcaaaaatttttttcgcatcaaaaattgaaaatttcataaggttaccccctttgctcgaaaaatgcaaaaaaatcaaaagtgaaattttttagaaatgctgtttagttaacgattcctctaccaatttcgaattgccgaatgcttttggattttcgaaattcgaaaaaatgaaggagttacagcgttttcgaccttgaaaattatgttaactcagataaattttattttggattttttggataacaattatgcgattttgagcttgtttttaaagaaaaaaaaacgcaggaattgcggcagtcgcaatttttgggcataaacttcattactgtatactcaactcaaaaatttttttcgcatcaaaaattgaaaatttcataaggttaccccctttgctcgaaaaatgcaaaaaaatcaaaagtgaaattttttacaaatgttgtttagttaacgattcctctaccaatttcgaattgccgaatgcttttggattttcgaaattcgaaaaaatgaaggagttacagcgttttcgaccttgaaaattacgtcgactcagataaattttattttggattttttggataacaattgtgcgattttgagcttgtttttaaagaaaaaaaaacgcaggaattgcggcagtcgcaatttttgggcataaacttcattactgtatactcaactcaaaaatttttttgcatcaa
The genomic region above belongs to Stomoxys calcitrans chromosome 5, idStoCalc2.1, whole genome shotgun sequence and contains:
- the LOC106095538 gene encoding protein Rae1 encodes the protein MFGQSTLGGTTSAFGSQPASTNRMNDFEVVSPPEDSVSALEFSPPSMQQNFLIAGSWDCSVRCWEVEQTGKTVPKSMKTMGGPVLDVSWADDGSKVFIASEKQVKVWDLAADQQMQVAAHDAPVKVCHWVKGTNYTCLMTGSWDKTLKFWDTRSPTPMMAINLPERCYCADVDFPMAVVGTAGRGLIVYSLENSPTEFKRQESPLKYQHRTIAIFRDKNKKPTGYALGSIEGRVAIQYVSPVNPKDNFTFKCHRSSGTAGYQDIYAVNDISFHPVHGTLVTVGSDGTFSFWDKDARTKLKSSETMDQSITKCAFNATGHIFAYAVGYDWSKGHEYFNPAKKPQMFLRSCYDELKPRTT
- the LOC106095546 gene encoding NADH dehydrogenase [ubiquinone] 1 beta subcomplex subunit 3, which encodes MGGHGHGEPYKVPDASMYKVENVPKLVEVREALARQGLRDPWLRNEVWRYDAKQFGTHATRLRAFMLRGFVWGLGLTAITVACEAALGGDDHHGHGHGEHGGH